A genomic region of Podarcis raffonei isolate rPodRaf1 chromosome 13, rPodRaf1.pri, whole genome shotgun sequence contains the following coding sequences:
- the LOC128399944 gene encoding interleukin-8-like, which produces MNSKVVVAVLALFVLSSSLTEGVSLARIGSELRCQCISTHSTFIPTRHIQDVKLTQSGPHCKNVEIIATLKDGKEVCLEPTARWVKVIIKAILDKAQASAESQL; this is translated from the exons ATGAACTCCAAGGTTGTTGTTGCAGTTCTGGCTCTTTTCGTGCTCTCCAGCTCTCTGACGGAAG GTGTCTCACTGGCCCGGATCGGGAGCGAGCTGCGCTGCCAATGCATAAGCACCCATTCCACGTTCATCCCGACCAGACACATTCAGGATGTCAAACTCACCCAAAGCGGACCCCACTGCAAGAACGTCGAAATCAT TGCTACTCTTAAGGACGGGAAAGAAGTATGCTTGGAGCCCACAGCTAGATGGGTGAAAGTGATCATCAAAGCCATCCTTGATAA GGCTCAAGCCAGTGCAGAATCCCAGCTATAA